One genomic region from Aggregicoccus sp. 17bor-14 encodes:
- a CDS encoding gluconate 2-dehydrogenase subunit 3 family protein, whose protein sequence is MLPLTELPPAAAAGIPRRRFLQGGLLGGALLALGGGALALGGGALALRSTRLVPVPPEGLRVLTPGQYAVVDAFVRRMAPPRPGFPPHEVVRTALNADRILAATEAGAQEDFRRLLDLFESALAGLLLTGRTTPFTRLSPEAQDAVIADWRDSGLALRRTGFQALRALAAGAYYGSPRVWPAVGYPGPPAALHDPAAPVWKGGGAPRPGGGLGGGP, encoded by the coding sequence ATGCTCCCGCTGACCGAGCTACCGCCCGCGGCTGCCGCGGGCATCCCCCGGCGGCGCTTCCTGCAGGGAGGTCTGCTGGGCGGCGCGCTGCTCGCGCTGGGCGGCGGCGCGCTCGCGCTGGGCGGCGGCGCGCTCGCGCTGCGCTCCACGCGGCTCGTCCCCGTGCCGCCCGAGGGACTGCGCGTGCTGACCCCCGGGCAGTACGCGGTCGTGGACGCGTTCGTGCGGCGCATGGCGCCGCCGCGGCCGGGCTTCCCCCCGCACGAGGTGGTGCGCACCGCACTCAACGCCGACCGCATCCTCGCCGCCACGGAAGCCGGAGCGCAGGAGGACTTCCGGCGGCTGCTCGACCTCTTCGAGAGCGCGCTGGCCGGGCTGCTCCTCACCGGGCGCACCACGCCCTTCACCCGCCTGTCCCCCGAGGCGCAGGACGCCGTCATCGCGGACTGGCGCGACAGCGGCCTCGCGCTGCGGCGCACCGGCTTCCAGGCGCTGCGCGCGCTCGCCGCGGGCGCCTACTACGGCTCGCCCCGGGTGTGGCCCGCGGTGGGCTACCCCGGGCCGCCCGCCGCGCTGCACGACCCGGCCGCGCCCGTGTGGAAGGGCGGGGGCGCGCCCCGGCCGGGAGGTGGGCTCGGAGGTGGGCCGTGA
- the msrA gene encoding peptide-methionine (S)-S-oxide reductase MsrA has translation MSTEKAILAGGCFWGVEELLRRMDGVISTRVGYSGGDVPNATYRNHGTHAEAVEIVFDPARLSFRTLLEFFFQIHDPSTRNRQGNDIGTSYRSAIFYTSPEQQRIALDTIADVDASGLWPGKVVTEVAPAGAFWEAEPEHQDYLQRYPDGYTCHFVRPGWKLPRRQAAS, from the coding sequence ATGAGCACCGAGAAGGCGATTCTGGCGGGTGGCTGCTTCTGGGGCGTGGAGGAGCTGTTGCGGCGCATGGACGGAGTGATCTCCACGCGCGTGGGCTACAGCGGCGGCGACGTGCCGAACGCGACCTACCGCAACCACGGCACGCACGCCGAGGCGGTCGAGATCGTCTTCGACCCCGCGCGCCTGAGCTTCCGCACGTTGCTGGAGTTCTTCTTCCAGATCCACGACCCGTCCACGCGCAACCGGCAGGGCAACGACATCGGCACGTCCTACCGCTCGGCCATCTTCTACACCTCGCCCGAGCAGCAGCGCATCGCGCTGGACACCATTGCGGACGTCGATGCCTCGGGCCTGTGGCCCGGCAAGGTGGTCACCGAGGTTGCTCCCGCGGGTGCGTTCTGGGAGGCCGAGCCCGAACACCAGGACTACCTGCAGCGCTACCCCGACGGCTACACCTGCCACTTCGTGCGTCCGGGCTGGAAGCTGCCGCGCCGCCAGGCCGCGAGCTGA
- a CDS encoding metallophosphoesterase — MPVRAGLVAHVSDLHLGADASRVDTARQLVAALLAARVAHVVVTGDVTHRGRPEELALFERLFAPLLEAGRVTLVPGNHDRVGPAVGEGFMGGRRVDAVRARGLHLVRVDTTGPQNHSYWQCQGLLTPEQLDAVERAVDAARPGDGVWVLMHHHPLPLPTESLGERLACRLGTGRLEELPLGAALLQRLLGRADRVLHGHRHRPSARTLRAPGHSTGRPLHVSNAGATLELGRVPLFAPGPCAAAGPGARWLPFTEAPLAPLSSAQELRTAVGETLRAWRQEAARRA, encoded by the coding sequence ATGCCGGTGAGGGCGGGCCTCGTCGCGCACGTCTCGGACCTGCACCTCGGCGCCGACGCGTCCCGCGTGGACACCGCGCGCCAGCTGGTGGCCGCGCTGCTCGCCGCGCGGGTGGCGCACGTGGTCGTCACCGGGGACGTGACGCACCGGGGGCGCCCGGAGGAGCTCGCGCTCTTCGAGCGGCTCTTCGCCCCGCTGCTCGAGGCAGGGCGGGTGACGCTGGTGCCGGGCAACCACGACCGCGTGGGCCCCGCGGTGGGCGAGGGCTTCATGGGCGGGCGGCGCGTGGACGCGGTGCGCGCGCGCGGCCTGCACCTGGTGCGGGTGGACACCACCGGCCCGCAGAACCACAGCTACTGGCAGTGCCAGGGGCTGCTCACGCCCGAGCAGCTCGACGCGGTGGAGCGCGCGGTGGACGCGGCCCGGCCCGGCGACGGCGTCTGGGTGCTGATGCACCACCACCCGCTGCCCCTGCCCACGGAGTCGCTCGGCGAGCGCCTCGCCTGCCGCCTGGGGACAGGCAGGCTGGAGGAGCTGCCGCTCGGCGCGGCGCTGCTGCAGCGGCTGCTGGGCCGGGCGGACCGGGTGCTGCACGGCCACCGCCACCGCCCGAGCGCGCGGACGCTGCGGGCTCCTGGCCACTCCACCGGCCGCCCCCTGCACGTGAGCAACGCGGGGGCGACCCTCGAGCTGGGCCGGGTGCCCCTCTTCGCGCCCGGGCCGTGCGCGGCGGCGGGCCCCGGGGCGCGCTGGCTGCCCTTCACCGAGGCGCCGCTGGCCCCGCTCTCCTCGGCGCAGGAGCTGCGCACCGCGGTGGGCGAGACGCTGCGCGCCTGGCGGCAGGAGGCGGCCCGGCGCGCGTGA
- a CDS encoding phosphatidylserine/phosphatidylglycerophosphate/cardiolipin synthase family protein → MQPVRHSPARLVPLLLALACAAPGVRAPAAGPQAAPPELELELELVESAPVETPLNHAALRDAKDVWPELFARATRTLDVAEFYLSNSNREGSALEPSVRALEAAAARGVRVRILTEEKFARTYPETVARLQAQPNVSLRRWDREKLQGGVLHAKYFVVDGREGYLGSQNFDWRSLEHIQELGLRLSGPAAVRPLSDVFAYDWAQAGGEPLPSASGPAAAWTEARFGGERVRVLPVASPEGQVPASSAWDLPQLVRLIDGARRTVRVQLLTYRARSREGNWEVLESALQRAALRGVQVELLLADWGKRKGTIEGLQALHAPERGLTVKLVTIPQHSSGHIPFARVVHSKYLVVDGEKGWVGTNNWERSYFHGSRNVGLVVEGAAFARQLDAFFLDLWNSTYASPVDPKAVYTPPDIAGAEGK, encoded by the coding sequence ATGCAACCCGTCCGACACTCGCCTGCCCGCCTCGTCCCACTCCTCCTGGCGCTCGCCTGCGCCGCACCCGGCGTGCGCGCGCCCGCCGCGGGGCCGCAGGCCGCACCGCCGGAGCTGGAGCTGGAGCTGGAGCTGGTGGAGAGCGCGCCGGTGGAGACGCCGCTGAACCACGCGGCGCTGCGCGATGCGAAGGACGTGTGGCCGGAGCTGTTCGCGCGGGCCACCCGGACGCTCGACGTGGCGGAGTTCTACCTGTCCAACTCCAACCGGGAGGGCAGCGCGCTCGAGCCGAGCGTGCGGGCGCTGGAGGCCGCGGCGGCGCGGGGCGTGCGGGTGCGCATCCTCACCGAGGAGAAGTTCGCCCGGACCTACCCGGAGACGGTGGCGCGGCTGCAGGCGCAGCCGAACGTGAGCCTGCGCCGCTGGGACCGGGAGAAGCTGCAGGGCGGCGTGCTGCACGCGAAGTACTTCGTCGTCGATGGGCGCGAGGGCTACCTCGGCAGCCAGAACTTCGACTGGCGCTCGCTCGAGCACATCCAGGAGCTGGGGCTGCGCCTGAGCGGTCCCGCGGCGGTGCGCCCGCTCTCCGACGTGTTCGCCTACGACTGGGCCCAGGCGGGCGGTGAGCCCCTGCCGTCCGCCTCGGGCCCCGCGGCCGCGTGGACGGAGGCGCGCTTCGGCGGGGAGCGGGTGCGGGTGCTGCCCGTGGCGAGCCCCGAGGGCCAGGTGCCCGCGAGCAGCGCGTGGGACCTGCCCCAGCTGGTGCGCCTCATCGACGGCGCCCGGCGCACGGTGCGCGTGCAGCTGCTCACCTACCGTGCGCGCTCGCGCGAGGGGAACTGGGAGGTGCTCGAGTCCGCGCTGCAGCGCGCCGCCCTGCGCGGCGTGCAGGTGGAGCTGCTGCTCGCGGACTGGGGCAAGCGCAAGGGCACCATCGAGGGGCTGCAGGCGCTGCACGCGCCCGAGCGGGGCCTCACCGTGAAGCTGGTCACCATCCCGCAGCACTCGAGTGGCCACATCCCCTTCGCCCGCGTCGTGCACTCCAAGTACCTGGTGGTGGACGGCGAGAAGGGCTGGGTGGGGACGAACAACTGGGAGCGCAGCTACTTCCACGGCAGCCGCAACGTGGGGCTCGTGGTCGAGGGCGCCGCGTTCGCGCGGCAGCTGGACGCCTTCTTCCTCGACCTGTGGAACAGCACCTACGCCTCCCCCGTGGACCCGAAGGCGGTCTACACGCCCCCGGACATCGCCGGCGCCGAGGGCAAGTAG
- a CDS encoding GMC family oxidoreductase, giving the protein MSCAEAGRIHTGDEVAQDLERTCDVCVVGSGAGGAVLAHALVERGLCVVMLEEGGYHTRREFDMREDHAFPRLYQDLGNRATDDLSLTMLQGRSVGGGTTVNWCVCYRTPPKVLALWRDVHGAEGLSEEALAPHWDWLEQRLHIAEWPIAAANRNNRLLWDGLGALGYERHSLKRNVQRCVNSGYCGMGCPVDAKQGMLVTLIPEAVERGLTVFANARVLRLETRGRRVEAVHAQLLDPETDRPTGRRLTVRARVTALCAGAINSPALLLRSGLDGGGRVGRRTFLHPGIVSAALFEEPVNAWYGAPMSVGSRQFAERGDDRLGYLMETPPVHPMLGAIALGGFGLAHQEAMEQLAHVQAALVITRDGVVEGDEGGTVALREGGRRLSIQYPLRAHHWEALRHAQVELARVQLAAGAREVRSLHARPVVVRRAEDLPLLERAPWEALRVKVFSAHQMGGCAMGGDPARSVVDSRLRYHGLDNLFVADGSVFPTSVGVNPQQSIFGLARWGAQHVAAAVGA; this is encoded by the coding sequence GTGAGCTGCGCGGAGGCGGGCCGCATCCACACCGGCGACGAGGTGGCGCAGGACCTCGAGCGCACCTGCGACGTGTGCGTGGTGGGCTCGGGCGCCGGCGGCGCGGTGCTCGCCCACGCGCTGGTGGAGCGCGGGCTGTGCGTGGTGATGCTCGAGGAGGGCGGCTACCACACGCGGCGCGAGTTCGACATGCGCGAGGACCACGCCTTCCCGCGGCTGTACCAGGACCTGGGCAACCGCGCGACGGACGACCTGTCCCTCACGATGCTGCAGGGGCGCAGCGTGGGCGGAGGCACCACCGTCAACTGGTGCGTGTGCTACCGCACGCCGCCCAAGGTGCTCGCGCTGTGGCGCGACGTGCACGGGGCGGAGGGCCTGTCCGAGGAGGCGCTGGCGCCGCACTGGGACTGGCTCGAGCAGCGGCTGCACATCGCCGAGTGGCCCATCGCCGCCGCCAACCGCAACAACCGCCTCCTGTGGGACGGCCTGGGCGCGCTGGGCTACGAGCGCCACAGCCTCAAGCGCAACGTGCAGCGGTGCGTGAACAGCGGGTACTGCGGCATGGGCTGCCCGGTGGACGCGAAGCAGGGCATGCTGGTGACGCTCATCCCGGAGGCGGTGGAGCGCGGGCTGACGGTGTTCGCCAACGCGCGGGTGCTGCGGCTGGAGACGCGGGGGCGGCGCGTGGAGGCGGTGCACGCGCAGCTGCTGGATCCGGAGACGGACAGGCCCACCGGCCGCCGCCTCACCGTGCGCGCGCGGGTGACGGCGCTGTGCGCGGGGGCCATCAACAGCCCCGCGCTGCTGCTGCGCTCGGGGCTGGACGGGGGCGGGCGCGTGGGCCGGCGCACCTTCCTGCACCCGGGCATCGTGTCCGCCGCGCTCTTCGAGGAGCCGGTGAACGCCTGGTACGGCGCGCCCATGAGCGTGGGCAGCCGCCAGTTCGCCGAGCGCGGCGACGACCGGCTGGGCTACCTGATGGAGACGCCCCCGGTGCACCCCATGCTCGGCGCGATCGCGCTGGGCGGCTTCGGGCTCGCGCACCAGGAGGCGATGGAGCAGCTCGCCCACGTGCAGGCCGCGCTCGTCATCACCCGCGACGGCGTGGTGGAGGGGGACGAGGGGGGCACGGTGGCCCTGCGCGAGGGCGGCCGCCGGCTCTCCATCCAGTACCCGCTGCGCGCGCACCACTGGGAGGCGCTGCGCCACGCGCAGGTGGAGCTCGCGCGGGTGCAGCTCGCCGCGGGCGCGCGCGAGGTGCGCTCGCTGCACGCGCGGCCCGTGGTGGTGCGCCGGGCGGAGGACCTGCCGCTGCTCGAGCGCGCGCCGTGGGAGGCGCTGCGGGTCAAGGTCTTCAGCGCCCACCAGATGGGCGGCTGCGCCATGGGCGGCGACCCGGCGCGCAGCGTCGTGGACTCCCGGCTGCGCTACCACGGCCTGGACAACCTCTTCGTCGCGGACGGCAGCGTCTTCCCCACCAGCGTGGGCGTGAACCCGCAGCAGAGCATTTTCGGGCTCGCGCGCTGGGGCGCCCAGCACGTCGCGGCCGCGGTGGGCGCGTAG
- a CDS encoding alpha/beta hydrolase has product MDEGTSRGPEALARSTLLRQRAGAALVDAFCTGLTRGGRLLPQSRSELHAVEVLRDVAYLPDGGSAHRLDLYRPRGPGGPRPVVLYIHGGAFRALSKETHWVFGVVFARQGFVALNLNYRLAPAHPFPAALEDVAAAYCWAVQHAAHYGGDPARVVVAGESAGANLALGLALATCYRRPEPWARAVFDTGVVPRAVLPACGVLQVSDPERYWRTQPRSFFVRDRLSEVGQTYLRGARVPEEGGLELADPLLVLERAGAPARPLPAFFVACGTADVLLEDSRRLARALQQLGARCEARDYAGEPHAFLAFVHTRAGARRHWEDAFRFLAQQLH; this is encoded by the coding sequence ATGGACGAAGGCACCTCGCGCGGACCCGAGGCGCTCGCGCGCAGCACGCTGCTGCGCCAGCGGGCGGGCGCGGCCCTGGTGGATGCGTTCTGCACGGGGCTCACCCGCGGCGGCCGGCTGCTGCCGCAGTCCCGCAGCGAGCTGCACGCCGTCGAGGTGCTGCGCGACGTCGCGTACCTGCCCGATGGCGGCAGCGCCCACCGGCTGGACCTCTACCGCCCCCGCGGGCCGGGCGGCCCGCGGCCCGTGGTGCTCTACATCCACGGGGGCGCCTTCCGGGCGCTCTCCAAGGAGACGCACTGGGTGTTCGGCGTGGTGTTCGCGCGCCAGGGCTTCGTCGCGCTGAACCTCAACTACCGGCTGGCCCCCGCGCACCCCTTCCCCGCGGCACTCGAGGACGTGGCGGCGGCGTACTGCTGGGCGGTGCAGCACGCGGCGCACTACGGGGGGGACCCCGCGCGCGTCGTAGTGGCCGGCGAGTCGGCGGGGGCGAACCTCGCGCTGGGGCTGGCGCTGGCCACCTGCTACCGCCGTCCGGAGCCGTGGGCGCGCGCCGTCTTCGACACCGGCGTGGTGCCGCGCGCGGTGCTGCCCGCCTGCGGGGTGCTGCAGGTGAGCGACCCGGAGCGCTACTGGCGCACGCAGCCGCGCAGCTTCTTCGTGCGCGACCGGCTCTCCGAGGTGGGGCAGACCTACCTGCGCGGGGCCCGCGTCCCGGAGGAGGGTGGGCTGGAGCTCGCGGACCCGCTGCTGGTGCTCGAGCGGGCCGGGGCGCCCGCGCGCCCGCTGCCCGCCTTCTTCGTCGCCTGCGGCACCGCGGACGTGCTGCTCGAGGACTCCCGGCGGCTCGCGCGGGCGCTGCAGCAGCTCGGCGCACGCTGCGAGGCGCGCGACTACGCGGGCGAGCCGCACGCCTTCCTCGCCTTCGTCCACACGCGCGCCGGCGCGCGGCGGCACTGGGAGGATGCGTTTCGCTTCCTCGCCCAGCAGCTGCACTGA
- a CDS encoding cytochrome P450: MSNATREELLAAREPEGPAPVGVWKLLRGHREDPLQRWTHVRDTYGDVARYRYGVGTNYLVTHPDGLKRVLQDNAGNYTKRHPTYAMIRRLVGNGLLTSEGPYWLRQRRLAQPAFHRARIAAMAERMVRAAERTRDAWEARAASGAPFSMLEDMSALTLQVVGEALFGTRLAAKTEQVRQAWDTLNAQFVERYNRRRFLPPVLPTRSDRAFRAAHRAFFSIVDELVQAKRREGGAGEDLLSMLVSARDADTGEAMSDAQLRDEVVTLLLAGHETTALALGWAWALLDQHPRVAERLRDELARELQGRSPTFADLPRLAHTRHVVDEVLRLYPPAYIFFRRVEADDVVCGARVRKGGTVVVAPMALHRHPAYWEDPDAFRPERWADEAAVQRRPRFAYLPFSAGPRQCIGNTFALTEAVLLLATLAPRFRPRLVDGYTLRPEYLTTLRPSGGLPMRLERAAVGAGPRPEESRVVG, encoded by the coding sequence ATGAGCAACGCGACGAGGGAGGAGCTCCTGGCAGCGCGCGAGCCCGAGGGCCCCGCGCCGGTGGGCGTGTGGAAGCTATTGCGCGGCCACCGCGAGGACCCCCTGCAGCGCTGGACGCACGTCCGCGACACCTACGGCGACGTGGCGCGCTACCGCTACGGCGTGGGGACGAACTACCTCGTCACCCACCCGGACGGGCTCAAGCGCGTGCTGCAGGACAACGCGGGCAACTACACCAAGCGCCACCCCACCTACGCGATGATCCGCCGCCTCGTGGGCAACGGGCTGCTCACGAGCGAGGGCCCCTACTGGCTGCGCCAGCGGCGGCTCGCCCAGCCGGCCTTCCACCGCGCCCGCATCGCGGCGATGGCGGAGCGGATGGTGCGCGCGGCCGAGCGCACCCGCGACGCGTGGGAGGCGCGTGCCGCCTCCGGCGCCCCCTTCTCCATGCTGGAGGACATGTCCGCGCTCACCCTGCAGGTGGTGGGCGAGGCGCTGTTCGGCACGAGGCTGGCGGCGAAGACGGAGCAGGTGCGCCAGGCGTGGGACACCCTCAACGCCCAGTTCGTCGAGCGCTACAACCGCCGGCGCTTCCTGCCCCCGGTGCTGCCCACCCGCTCGGACCGCGCGTTCCGCGCCGCGCACCGCGCGTTCTTCTCCATCGTCGACGAGCTGGTGCAGGCCAAGCGGCGCGAGGGCGGGGCGGGGGAGGACCTGCTGTCCATGCTGGTGTCCGCGCGCGACGCCGACACGGGCGAGGCGATGAGCGACGCGCAGCTGCGCGACGAGGTGGTGACGCTGCTGCTCGCAGGACACGAGACCACGGCGCTCGCGCTGGGGTGGGCGTGGGCGCTGCTCGACCAGCACCCGCGCGTGGCCGAGCGGCTGCGCGACGAGCTCGCGCGCGAGCTGCAGGGCCGCTCACCCACCTTCGCGGACCTGCCCCGGCTCGCCCACACCCGGCACGTGGTGGACGAGGTGCTGCGCCTCTATCCGCCCGCCTACATCTTCTTCCGGCGCGTGGAGGCGGACGACGTGGTGTGCGGCGCGCGCGTGCGCAAGGGCGGCACCGTCGTCGTCGCCCCCATGGCGCTGCACCGCCACCCCGCCTACTGGGAGGACCCGGACGCCTTCCGCCCCGAGCGCTGGGCGGACGAGGCCGCCGTGCAGCGCCGCCCCCGCTTCGCCTACCTGCCCTTCAGCGCCGGGCCCCGCCAGTGCATCGGCAACACCTTCGCCCTCACCGAGGCGGTGCTGCTGCTCGCCACGCTCGCTCCGCGCTTCCGCCCCCGGCTCGTCGACGGGTACACGCTCCGCCCCGAGTACCTCACCACGCTGCGGCCCTCCGGCGGACTGCCCATGCGCCTCGAGCGCGCGGCGGTCGGGGCGGGCCCGCGCCCGGAAGAGTCGCGCGTCGTCGGGTGA
- a CDS encoding methyl-accepting chemotaxis protein codes for MTLSHRLSTKLLVTLCSVIALTLGLVVLVVSRQSSRVAEEEATQAATGLARDAAAQVHARFERSVLTSRTIAQSLAALKLAGNTDRELGSAMVRRTVEETPEILGLWFIWEPNAFDGADAKFANKGFVDATGRHMAWWNRGSGNIQQEVAMDYEKPGPGDCYLLPRATKKETLLEPYFYTTAGKTELITGISVPILMDGKFMGVVGEDMPLRQTQALVATIKPFEKGFATLTSSQGNLIAHPNAELLGKPLGDSAADALVKRALASRETQVGRVHSDVLGAEAIAVVVPFVVGHSETPWALTVFAPLETVLAPAHQLRTFTLALGVLALLALALMVLVVVRRVTRPLERISEVATQIAAGNLTEQVEHRSSDEIGALAEAFRTMSERLAQVIGEVRNGASALSSASGQLSQTSQALSSGTSEQAASFEEVTASLEQMRSSIDQNATHSARVDTLALKGANDAAESGRAVAELVEAMKQIAGRITIIEDIAYQTNLLALNAAIEAARAGEHGRGFAVVASEVRKLAEGSQRAARDIVELASQRVAQAERTGGMLEELVPSIQQTSALVKEVAAASTEQSQSVGQMNRAVLGLNSVTQQNASAAEELAATAEEMASHAQSLLQLMSFFRTAEDAGSARPGGPVVHLPVRAQRPAVAPTPAPSPRLESR; via the coding sequence ATGACGCTCAGCCACCGCCTCTCGACCAAGCTTCTCGTCACCCTCTGCAGCGTCATCGCGCTGACGCTGGGCCTCGTGGTCCTCGTCGTCAGCCGGCAGTCCTCACGCGTCGCGGAGGAGGAGGCGACGCAGGCCGCGACCGGGCTGGCGAGGGACGCCGCGGCGCAGGTGCACGCGCGGTTCGAGCGCTCGGTGCTCACCTCCCGCACGATCGCGCAGTCCCTCGCGGCCCTGAAGCTCGCGGGCAACACGGACCGGGAGCTCGGCTCCGCGATGGTGCGCCGCACCGTCGAGGAGACGCCGGAGATCCTCGGCCTCTGGTTCATCTGGGAGCCGAACGCCTTCGACGGCGCCGACGCGAAGTTCGCGAACAAGGGCTTCGTCGATGCCACCGGCCGCCACATGGCCTGGTGGAACCGGGGCAGCGGGAACATCCAGCAGGAGGTGGCGATGGACTACGAGAAGCCCGGTCCCGGCGACTGCTACCTGCTGCCGCGCGCCACGAAGAAGGAGACCCTCCTCGAGCCCTACTTCTACACGACCGCGGGCAAGACGGAGCTCATCACCGGCATCTCGGTGCCCATCCTGATGGACGGCAAGTTCATGGGCGTCGTCGGCGAGGACATGCCCCTGCGGCAGACGCAGGCGCTCGTCGCGACCATCAAGCCCTTCGAGAAGGGCTTCGCGACGCTCACCTCCAGTCAGGGCAACCTCATCGCGCACCCCAACGCGGAGCTGCTGGGCAAGCCGCTCGGGGACTCGGCCGCGGACGCGCTCGTGAAGCGCGCGCTCGCCAGCCGCGAGACCCAGGTCGGCCGCGTGCACTCCGACGTGCTCGGCGCCGAGGCCATCGCGGTCGTGGTGCCCTTCGTCGTCGGCCACTCGGAGACGCCCTGGGCCCTCACCGTGTTCGCGCCGCTCGAGACCGTGCTCGCCCCGGCGCACCAGCTGCGCACCTTCACGCTCGCCCTGGGGGTGCTGGCGCTGCTCGCGCTCGCCCTCATGGTCCTCGTCGTCGTCCGCCGCGTCACCCGCCCGCTCGAGCGCATCTCGGAGGTGGCCACGCAGATTGCCGCGGGCAACCTGACCGAGCAGGTCGAGCACCGCTCCTCCGACGAGATCGGCGCGCTCGCGGAGGCGTTCCGCACCATGAGCGAGCGGCTCGCGCAGGTCATCGGCGAGGTGCGCAACGGCGCCAGCGCCCTCTCCTCGGCGTCGGGTCAGCTGTCGCAGACCTCCCAGGCGCTCTCCTCGGGCACCAGCGAGCAGGCGGCCTCCTTCGAGGAGGTGACGGCGAGCCTCGAGCAGATGCGAAGCTCCATCGACCAGAACGCCACCCACAGCGCGCGCGTGGATACGCTCGCCCTCAAGGGTGCGAACGATGCGGCGGAGAGCGGCCGCGCGGTGGCCGAGCTGGTGGAGGCGATGAAGCAGATCGCGGGCCGCATCACCATCATCGAGGACATCGCGTACCAGACGAACCTGCTCGCGCTCAACGCCGCCATCGAGGCGGCGCGCGCAGGCGAGCACGGCCGCGGCTTCGCGGTGGTGGCCTCGGAGGTGCGCAAGCTCGCGGAGGGCAGCCAGCGGGCCGCGCGCGACATCGTCGAGCTCGCCTCCCAGCGCGTCGCCCAGGCGGAGCGCACCGGCGGGATGCTCGAGGAGCTGGTGCCCAGCATCCAGCAGACGAGCGCGCTGGTGAAGGAGGTGGCGGCCGCCAGCACCGAGCAGTCGCAGAGCGTGGGCCAGATGAACCGGGCCGTGCTGGGGCTCAACTCCGTCACCCAGCAGAACGCGTCGGCCGCCGAGGAGCTGGCGGCCACGGCGGAGGAGATGGCGAGCCACGCGCAGAGCCTGCTGCAGCTCATGTCCTTCTTCCGCACCGCGGAGGACGCCGGCAGCGCGCGGCCGGGCGGGCCCGTCGTGCACCTGCCCGTGCGCGCGCAGCGCCCTGCGGTGGCACCCACCCCGGCCCCTTCGCCCAGGCTCGAGAGCCGCTAG
- a CDS encoding class I SAM-dependent methyltransferase, which yields MDVIPDDAGPDRQRWPQRTHERAVEHFYSHGVERYGDYHGGYLNFGLWEDGVRHYEAAAENLVRRLAHWGALDEDSVLADVACGTGAQDVLLAREFRPRVIHAVDVTWGHVEAGRRRVARAGLEGQVHLHHGSATALPFAPACFTHVLGVEGPVHFDTRERFLQEAFRVLEPGGTLLLADYCAQRELRQGSRADRLVLKLICRGWHIPWENCDTQEDYVHKLQRTGFTAVQVQRVGALTYPGYFREQRTLRNLREMRARRGLGAAAGGLAIDVLAYEAYRRGYIDYVLVKAQKP from the coding sequence ATGGACGTCATCCCGGACGACGCGGGCCCGGACCGCCAGCGCTGGCCGCAGCGCACGCACGAGCGCGCGGTCGAGCACTTCTACTCGCACGGGGTGGAGCGCTACGGCGACTACCACGGGGGCTACCTGAACTTCGGCCTCTGGGAGGACGGCGTCCGCCACTACGAGGCCGCGGCGGAGAACCTGGTGCGCCGGCTGGCGCACTGGGGAGCGCTCGACGAGGACAGCGTGCTGGCCGACGTGGCGTGCGGCACGGGCGCGCAGGACGTGCTGCTCGCGCGCGAGTTCCGCCCCCGCGTCATCCACGCGGTGGACGTGACGTGGGGCCACGTCGAGGCGGGGCGCCGCAGGGTCGCGCGGGCCGGGCTCGAGGGGCAGGTGCACCTGCACCACGGCAGCGCGACGGCGCTCCCCTTCGCGCCCGCCTGCTTCACCCACGTGCTGGGGGTGGAGGGACCCGTGCACTTCGACACCCGCGAGCGCTTCCTGCAGGAGGCCTTCCGGGTGCTGGAGCCGGGCGGCACGCTGCTGCTCGCCGACTACTGCGCCCAGCGCGAGCTGCGCCAGGGCAGCCGCGCGGACCGGCTCGTGCTGAAGCTCATCTGCCGCGGCTGGCACATCCCCTGGGAGAACTGCGACACGCAGGAGGACTACGTGCACAAGCTGCAGCGCACCGGCTTCACCGCGGTCCAGGTGCAGCGGGTGGGGGCGCTCACCTACCCGGGCTACTTCCGGGAGCAGCGCACCCTGCGCAACCTGCGCGAGATGCGCGCGCGGCGCGGGCTGGGGGCGGCCGCCGGCGGGCTCGCCATCGACGTGCTCGCCTACGAGGCCTACCGCCGCGGCTACATCGACTACGTGCTGGTGAAGGCGCAGAAGCCCTGA